The Mytilus galloprovincialis chromosome 4, xbMytGall1.hap1.1, whole genome shotgun sequence genome contains a region encoding:
- the LOC143071805 gene encoding uncharacterized protein LOC143071805 isoform X3 yields MRSFLCVIILIVNFIACLCYTDNFNSKSVDEQIKTTLKRINQEFRHRGGNQQRRNHYREVLKALQNNLKREDASRANENIKQLESEYVDPDSKFMELAESFQVLRDGQILLANGLHPEDGLKAKADKQDKHMLTHQQKVELGLESEKPGEGHGIVSQRAFTAGNNLWPDGIVPYEINTTSLTHERALPVIEDAIKRFNETTCIQFVPHTKTLEQELGHTGWVNFVSDGGCWSYVGKVFSGQSISLGQPGCLWVGIAIHEMGHALGEWHEQSRTDRDHHLNMRWDILGQSTKGGANYGKMDTRNYNPYDYESVMQYGAGSGMEVLQPELKFLTYYGSDLSYYDIKDITDAYRCTDKCVNPPKCQNGGFLNFQCICKCPEGLEGDTCESVINVEVCGGIIDIYPGQETTITTPNYPDSYNLDTKCVWLLRAPENLHVRVNVDVFHLPLVDNNKCYHWLEVRYNLVGQTGVRKCGTTAGDVWTTSAWGEQNLMLLIFDSVYGKNHPADKGFSLRAKTVHKGCIPIPCVNGVCKECEAGQFRCQCDPGFEGTLCDTMEASAQLDCTFERSSQCFLKNTEEDDFDWIIYSGQTPSDLTGPDGALTGENYIYAEGSSPRTTGQTAILISDINFPAGDYCLRLNYNMFGADVGSLTVSVKDSKGDRELWTLSGNQGSSWRTDNVYILSEGDFKIRIEAVRGSNWESDIALDDLKISPGLCEEPKPLDCIASLKGTDYTGNVNTTVGGLTCQRWDSDSPTKHSYHDYDDHENYCRNIRGDENNIWCYTTDPDTRWDFCKVPRCDVEECRRSKNGYDYMGTKKTTEQGLTCKEGTFCTASANSPAPFCYVDDPDTRWDTCIIPKCTTQADECIKTPLGKDYFGTVSTTKSGKTCQAWSKQEPHKHGFWAMNDESNYCRNPDGEPAPWCYTTDSETRYEMCDIPFCQDLACRSSPCENKGICAEEAGGFKCKCPYGYTGDTCSTRDKTKEDCKRSTNGFEYRGMINTTISNRTCQRWDSDIPHGHNFNNLNAENYCRNPDNEPEPWCYTTDPNKRWEICDIPFCTTPAQECVSSLYGEDYFGTVRQTKNGIPCQKWSDLTPHSHSYNTKLKDQDDYCRNPTAPGDNFPWCYTIDPDIRWDFCDIPRC; encoded by the exons tatGTCGATCCAGATTCCAAGTTCATGGAATTAGCTGAAAGTTTCCAAGTTCTACGAGATGGTCAGATATTATTg GCTAATGGCTTACATCCGGAAGACGGACTCAAAGCCAAGGCAGACAAACAAGATAAGCACATGCTGACACACCAACAAAAAGTGGAACTTGGTCTGGAATCAGAAAAG cCCGGTGAAGGTCATGGTATTGTTTCACAAAGAGCATTTACTGCAGGAAATAATCTGTGGCCAGATGGCATTGTACCTTATGAAATCAACACAACTTCACTTA CACACGAAAGAGCTTTACCTGTGATAGAAGATGCTATTAAAAGATTTAACGAAACCACATGTATACAATTTGTTCCTCACACAAAGACTCTAGAACAAGAACTAGGGCATACTGGATGGGTTAATTTCGTAAGTGACGG CGGCTGCTGGTCTTATGTTGGAAAAGTGTTCAGTGGACAGTCTATCAGTTTAGGACAGCCAGGCTGTTTATGG GTTGGAATTGCTATCCATGAAATGGGTCATGCATTAGGTGAATGGCATGAACAGAGCAGAACTGACAGAGATCACCATTTAAATATGAGATGGGATATTCTGGGACAGTCGACAAAGGGTGGTGCAAATTATGGTAAAATGGATACACGAAACTATAACCCATATGATTATGAATCAGTTATGCAATACGGTGCTGGG AGCGGCATGGAAGTTTTACAACCAGAGTTAAAGTTCTTGACATATTATGGGAGTGATTTATCATATTATGACATAAAAGATATAACGGACGCATACAGATGTACAG ATAAGTGTGTGAATCCACCTAAATGTCAAAATGGTGGCTTTTTGAACTTCCAATGTATTTGTAAATGTCCTGAAGGACTTGAAGGAGATACTTGTGAGTCCGTGATAAACGTGGAAG TATGTGGTGGAATAATTGATATTTATCCAGGACAAGAAACTACTATTACAACACCAAATTATCCAGATAGTTACAATCTTGATACAAAATGTGTCTGGTTATTACGG GCTCCAGAGAATTTACATGTCAGAGTGAATGTTGATGTCTTTCATTTGCCTTTGGTTGATAATAACAAATGTTATCATTGGTTAGAGGTCAGGTATAACCTGGTTGGTCAAACAGGTGtcag GAAATGTGGAACAACTGCTGGTGATGTTTGGACAACATCTGCATGGGGTGAACAAAACTTAATGTTGTTGATATTTGATAGTGTTTATGGAAAGAACCATCCTGCCGATAAAGGATTTTCTCTTAGAGCAAAAACTGTCCATAAAG GTTGTATTCCTATTCCATGTGTCAATGGAGTGTGTAAAGAATGCGAAGCAGGACAATTTAGATGCCAATGTGATCCAGGATTTGAAGGGACACTGTGCGATACTATGGAAG CTTCAGCACAACTTGATTGCACGTTTGAACGTTCCAGTCAATGTTTTCTGAAAAATACAGAAGAGGACGATTTTGACTGGATAATATATTCT GGCCAAACACCTTCTGATTTAACCGGACCAGATGGGGCACTCACAGGAGAAAACTACATATATGCTGAAGGGTCATCTCCTAGAACCACGGGACAAACAGCTATACTTATATCAGACATTAACTTCCCAG CGGGAGATTACTGCTTAAGACTTAATTATAACATGTTTGGTGCTGATGTGGGATCGCTAACTGTTTCCGTGAAGGATTCTAAAGGAGATCGCGAGTTATGGACATTATCTGGTAATCAAGGATCAAGTTGGAGAACAGACAATGTGTATATACTATCAGAAGGGGACTTCAAG ATTCGTATTGAAGCAGTACGAGGCAGTAACTGGGAAAGTGACATAGCTTTAGATGATTTAAAAATTTCTCCTGGATTGTGTG AGGAACCAAAACCATTAGATTGTATAGCAAGTCTAAAGGGTACAGATTACACTGGCAACGTCAACACTACAGTGGGTGGACTAACCTGTCAAAGATGGGACTCTGATAGTCCGACTAAGCACTCTTATCATGACTATGATGATCACGAAAATTATTGCCGTAATATACGAGGAGATGAAAATAATATATGGTGCTACACTACTGACCCTGATACGAGATGGGATTTTTGTAAAGTCCCACGTTGTG aCGTAGAAGAATGTAGAAGGTCTAAGAACGGTTACGATTATATGGGAACCAAAAAAACTACAGAACAGGGATTGACTTGTAAAGAAGGCACGTTTTGTACGGCTAGCGCTAATTCACCTGCACCTTTTTGCTACGTCGATGACCCTGACACCCGATGGGATACATGTATCATACCTAAATGCA caaCCCAGGCAGACGAATGCATCAAGACACCACTAGGGAAGGATTATTTTGGTACAGTCAGTACCACCAAGTCAGGAAAGACTTGCCAAGCTTGGAGTAAACAGGAACCACATAAACATGGATTTTGGGCAATGAATGATGAGAGCAATTATTGTAGGAACCCAGACGGAGAACCAGCTCCATGGTGTTATACAACTGATAGTGAGACACGATATGAAATGTGCGATATTCCATTTTGTC AGGACTTAGCCTGCAGATCTAGCCCATGTGAAAATAAGGGAATCTGTGCGGAGGAAGCTGGAGGATTTAAATGTAAATGTCCCTATGGGTATACAGGGGATACCTGCAGCACTAGAg acaaaactaAGGAGGATTGCAAGAGGTCAACCAATGGTTTTGAGTATAGAGGAATGATTAACACCACCATCAGCAACAGGACATGTCAGAGGTGGGATTCAGATATTCCTCATGGTcacaactttaataatttaaatgcagAGAACTATTGTCGTAATCCAGACAATGAACCTGAACCTTGGTGTTATACTACTGACCCTAATAAACGATGGGAAATTTGTGATATTCCATTTTGTA CAACTCCAGCTCAAGAATGTGTGAGTTCTCTTTATGGAGAAGACTACTTTGGAACTGTCCGCCAGACAAAGAATGGAATTCCATGTCAGAAATGGAGTGACCTGACCCCGCATTCACATTCATACAATACGAAGCTAAAGGACCAGGATGACTATTGTAGGAACCCCACAGCACCTGGTGACAATTTTCCATGGTGTTACACTATTGACCCCGATATCAGATGGGATTTTTGCGATATACCTAGATGTTAA
- the LOC143071805 gene encoding uncharacterized protein LOC143071805 isoform X2: protein MKYLAIFFAFIATVSVCFSYSIKGKSVDEQIKTTLKRINQEFRHRGGNQQRRNHYREVLKALQNLQNLKREDASRANENIKQLESEYVDPDSKFMELAESFQVLRDGQILLANGLHPEDGLKAKADKQDKHMLTHQQKVELGLESEKPGEGHGIVSQRAFTAGNNLWPDGIVPYEINTTSLTHERALPVIEDAIKRFNETTCIQFVPHTKTLEQELGHTGWVNFVSDGGCWSYVGKVFSGQSISLGQPGCLWVGIAIHEMGHALGEWHEQSRTDRDHHLNMRWDILGQSTKGGANYGKMDTRNYNPYDYESVMQYGAGSGMEVLQPELKFLTYYGSDLSYYDIKDITDAYRCTDKCVNPPKCQNGGFLNFQCICKCPEGLEGDTCESVINVEVCGGIIDIYPGQETTITTPNYPDSYNLDTKCVWLLRAPENLHVRVNVDVFHLPLVDNNKCYHWLEVRYNLVGQTGVRKCGTTAGDVWTTSAWGEQNLMLLIFDSVYGKNHPADKGFSLRAKTVHKGCIPIPCVNGVCKECEAGQFRCQCDPGFEGTLCDTMEASAQLDCTFERSSQCFLKNTEEDDFDWIIYSGQTPSDLTGPDGALTGENYIYAEGSSPRTTGQTAILISDINFPAGDYCLRLNYNMFGADVGSLTVSVKDSKGDRELWTLSGNQGSSWRTDNVYILSEGDFKIRIEAVRGSNWESDIALDDLKISPGLCEEPKPLDCIASLKGTDYTGNVNTTVGGLTCQRWDSDSPTKHSYHDYDDHENYCRNIRGDENNIWCYTTDPDTRWDFCKVPRCDVEECRRSKNGYDYMGTKKTTEQGLTCKEGTFCTASANSPAPFCYVDDPDTRWDTCIIPKCTTQADECIKTPLGKDYFGTVSTTKSGKTCQAWSKQEPHKHGFWAMNDESNYCRNPDGEPAPWCYTTDSETRYEMCDIPFCQDLACRSSPCENKGICAEEAGGFKCKCPYGYTGDTCSTRDKTKEDCKRSTNGFEYRGMINTTISNRTCQRWDSDIPHGHNFNNLNAENYCRNPDNEPEPWCYTTDPNKRWEICDIPFCTTPAQECVSSLYGEDYFGTVRQTKNGIPCQKWSDLTPHSHSYNTKLKDQDDYCRNPTAPGDNFPWCYTIDPDIRWDFCDIPRC from the exons tatGTCGATCCAGATTCCAAGTTCATGGAATTAGCTGAAAGTTTCCAAGTTCTACGAGATGGTCAGATATTATTg GCTAATGGCTTACATCCGGAAGACGGACTCAAAGCCAAGGCAGACAAACAAGATAAGCACATGCTGACACACCAACAAAAAGTGGAACTTGGTCTGGAATCAGAAAAG cCCGGTGAAGGTCATGGTATTGTTTCACAAAGAGCATTTACTGCAGGAAATAATCTGTGGCCAGATGGCATTGTACCTTATGAAATCAACACAACTTCACTTA CACACGAAAGAGCTTTACCTGTGATAGAAGATGCTATTAAAAGATTTAACGAAACCACATGTATACAATTTGTTCCTCACACAAAGACTCTAGAACAAGAACTAGGGCATACTGGATGGGTTAATTTCGTAAGTGACGG CGGCTGCTGGTCTTATGTTGGAAAAGTGTTCAGTGGACAGTCTATCAGTTTAGGACAGCCAGGCTGTTTATGG GTTGGAATTGCTATCCATGAAATGGGTCATGCATTAGGTGAATGGCATGAACAGAGCAGAACTGACAGAGATCACCATTTAAATATGAGATGGGATATTCTGGGACAGTCGACAAAGGGTGGTGCAAATTATGGTAAAATGGATACACGAAACTATAACCCATATGATTATGAATCAGTTATGCAATACGGTGCTGGG AGCGGCATGGAAGTTTTACAACCAGAGTTAAAGTTCTTGACATATTATGGGAGTGATTTATCATATTATGACATAAAAGATATAACGGACGCATACAGATGTACAG ATAAGTGTGTGAATCCACCTAAATGTCAAAATGGTGGCTTTTTGAACTTCCAATGTATTTGTAAATGTCCTGAAGGACTTGAAGGAGATACTTGTGAGTCCGTGATAAACGTGGAAG TATGTGGTGGAATAATTGATATTTATCCAGGACAAGAAACTACTATTACAACACCAAATTATCCAGATAGTTACAATCTTGATACAAAATGTGTCTGGTTATTACGG GCTCCAGAGAATTTACATGTCAGAGTGAATGTTGATGTCTTTCATTTGCCTTTGGTTGATAATAACAAATGTTATCATTGGTTAGAGGTCAGGTATAACCTGGTTGGTCAAACAGGTGtcag GAAATGTGGAACAACTGCTGGTGATGTTTGGACAACATCTGCATGGGGTGAACAAAACTTAATGTTGTTGATATTTGATAGTGTTTATGGAAAGAACCATCCTGCCGATAAAGGATTTTCTCTTAGAGCAAAAACTGTCCATAAAG GTTGTATTCCTATTCCATGTGTCAATGGAGTGTGTAAAGAATGCGAAGCAGGACAATTTAGATGCCAATGTGATCCAGGATTTGAAGGGACACTGTGCGATACTATGGAAG CTTCAGCACAACTTGATTGCACGTTTGAACGTTCCAGTCAATGTTTTCTGAAAAATACAGAAGAGGACGATTTTGACTGGATAATATATTCT GGCCAAACACCTTCTGATTTAACCGGACCAGATGGGGCACTCACAGGAGAAAACTACATATATGCTGAAGGGTCATCTCCTAGAACCACGGGACAAACAGCTATACTTATATCAGACATTAACTTCCCAG CGGGAGATTACTGCTTAAGACTTAATTATAACATGTTTGGTGCTGATGTGGGATCGCTAACTGTTTCCGTGAAGGATTCTAAAGGAGATCGCGAGTTATGGACATTATCTGGTAATCAAGGATCAAGTTGGAGAACAGACAATGTGTATATACTATCAGAAGGGGACTTCAAG ATTCGTATTGAAGCAGTACGAGGCAGTAACTGGGAAAGTGACATAGCTTTAGATGATTTAAAAATTTCTCCTGGATTGTGTG AGGAACCAAAACCATTAGATTGTATAGCAAGTCTAAAGGGTACAGATTACACTGGCAACGTCAACACTACAGTGGGTGGACTAACCTGTCAAAGATGGGACTCTGATAGTCCGACTAAGCACTCTTATCATGACTATGATGATCACGAAAATTATTGCCGTAATATACGAGGAGATGAAAATAATATATGGTGCTACACTACTGACCCTGATACGAGATGGGATTTTTGTAAAGTCCCACGTTGTG aCGTAGAAGAATGTAGAAGGTCTAAGAACGGTTACGATTATATGGGAACCAAAAAAACTACAGAACAGGGATTGACTTGTAAAGAAGGCACGTTTTGTACGGCTAGCGCTAATTCACCTGCACCTTTTTGCTACGTCGATGACCCTGACACCCGATGGGATACATGTATCATACCTAAATGCA caaCCCAGGCAGACGAATGCATCAAGACACCACTAGGGAAGGATTATTTTGGTACAGTCAGTACCACCAAGTCAGGAAAGACTTGCCAAGCTTGGAGTAAACAGGAACCACATAAACATGGATTTTGGGCAATGAATGATGAGAGCAATTATTGTAGGAACCCAGACGGAGAACCAGCTCCATGGTGTTATACAACTGATAGTGAGACACGATATGAAATGTGCGATATTCCATTTTGTC AGGACTTAGCCTGCAGATCTAGCCCATGTGAAAATAAGGGAATCTGTGCGGAGGAAGCTGGAGGATTTAAATGTAAATGTCCCTATGGGTATACAGGGGATACCTGCAGCACTAGAg acaaaactaAGGAGGATTGCAAGAGGTCAACCAATGGTTTTGAGTATAGAGGAATGATTAACACCACCATCAGCAACAGGACATGTCAGAGGTGGGATTCAGATATTCCTCATGGTcacaactttaataatttaaatgcagAGAACTATTGTCGTAATCCAGACAATGAACCTGAACCTTGGTGTTATACTACTGACCCTAATAAACGATGGGAAATTTGTGATATTCCATTTTGTA CAACTCCAGCTCAAGAATGTGTGAGTTCTCTTTATGGAGAAGACTACTTTGGAACTGTCCGCCAGACAAAGAATGGAATTCCATGTCAGAAATGGAGTGACCTGACCCCGCATTCACATTCATACAATACGAAGCTAAAGGACCAGGATGACTATTGTAGGAACCCCACAGCACCTGGTGACAATTTTCCATGGTGTTACACTATTGACCCCGATATCAGATGGGATTTTTGCGATATACCTAGATGTTAA
- the LOC143071805 gene encoding uncharacterized protein LOC143071805 isoform X1 — MRSFLCVIILIVNFIACLCYTDNFNSKSVDEQIKTTLKRINQEFRHRGGNQQRRNHYREVLKALQNLQNLKREDASRANENIKQLESEYVDPDSKFMELAESFQVLRDGQILLANGLHPEDGLKAKADKQDKHMLTHQQKVELGLESEKPGEGHGIVSQRAFTAGNNLWPDGIVPYEINTTSLTHERALPVIEDAIKRFNETTCIQFVPHTKTLEQELGHTGWVNFVSDGGCWSYVGKVFSGQSISLGQPGCLWVGIAIHEMGHALGEWHEQSRTDRDHHLNMRWDILGQSTKGGANYGKMDTRNYNPYDYESVMQYGAGSGMEVLQPELKFLTYYGSDLSYYDIKDITDAYRCTDKCVNPPKCQNGGFLNFQCICKCPEGLEGDTCESVINVEVCGGIIDIYPGQETTITTPNYPDSYNLDTKCVWLLRAPENLHVRVNVDVFHLPLVDNNKCYHWLEVRYNLVGQTGVRKCGTTAGDVWTTSAWGEQNLMLLIFDSVYGKNHPADKGFSLRAKTVHKGCIPIPCVNGVCKECEAGQFRCQCDPGFEGTLCDTMEASAQLDCTFERSSQCFLKNTEEDDFDWIIYSGQTPSDLTGPDGALTGENYIYAEGSSPRTTGQTAILISDINFPAGDYCLRLNYNMFGADVGSLTVSVKDSKGDRELWTLSGNQGSSWRTDNVYILSEGDFKIRIEAVRGSNWESDIALDDLKISPGLCEEPKPLDCIASLKGTDYTGNVNTTVGGLTCQRWDSDSPTKHSYHDYDDHENYCRNIRGDENNIWCYTTDPDTRWDFCKVPRCDVEECRRSKNGYDYMGTKKTTEQGLTCKEGTFCTASANSPAPFCYVDDPDTRWDTCIIPKCTTQADECIKTPLGKDYFGTVSTTKSGKTCQAWSKQEPHKHGFWAMNDESNYCRNPDGEPAPWCYTTDSETRYEMCDIPFCQDLACRSSPCENKGICAEEAGGFKCKCPYGYTGDTCSTRDKTKEDCKRSTNGFEYRGMINTTISNRTCQRWDSDIPHGHNFNNLNAENYCRNPDNEPEPWCYTTDPNKRWEICDIPFCTTPAQECVSSLYGEDYFGTVRQTKNGIPCQKWSDLTPHSHSYNTKLKDQDDYCRNPTAPGDNFPWCYTIDPDIRWDFCDIPRC; from the exons tatGTCGATCCAGATTCCAAGTTCATGGAATTAGCTGAAAGTTTCCAAGTTCTACGAGATGGTCAGATATTATTg GCTAATGGCTTACATCCGGAAGACGGACTCAAAGCCAAGGCAGACAAACAAGATAAGCACATGCTGACACACCAACAAAAAGTGGAACTTGGTCTGGAATCAGAAAAG cCCGGTGAAGGTCATGGTATTGTTTCACAAAGAGCATTTACTGCAGGAAATAATCTGTGGCCAGATGGCATTGTACCTTATGAAATCAACACAACTTCACTTA CACACGAAAGAGCTTTACCTGTGATAGAAGATGCTATTAAAAGATTTAACGAAACCACATGTATACAATTTGTTCCTCACACAAAGACTCTAGAACAAGAACTAGGGCATACTGGATGGGTTAATTTCGTAAGTGACGG CGGCTGCTGGTCTTATGTTGGAAAAGTGTTCAGTGGACAGTCTATCAGTTTAGGACAGCCAGGCTGTTTATGG GTTGGAATTGCTATCCATGAAATGGGTCATGCATTAGGTGAATGGCATGAACAGAGCAGAACTGACAGAGATCACCATTTAAATATGAGATGGGATATTCTGGGACAGTCGACAAAGGGTGGTGCAAATTATGGTAAAATGGATACACGAAACTATAACCCATATGATTATGAATCAGTTATGCAATACGGTGCTGGG AGCGGCATGGAAGTTTTACAACCAGAGTTAAAGTTCTTGACATATTATGGGAGTGATTTATCATATTATGACATAAAAGATATAACGGACGCATACAGATGTACAG ATAAGTGTGTGAATCCACCTAAATGTCAAAATGGTGGCTTTTTGAACTTCCAATGTATTTGTAAATGTCCTGAAGGACTTGAAGGAGATACTTGTGAGTCCGTGATAAACGTGGAAG TATGTGGTGGAATAATTGATATTTATCCAGGACAAGAAACTACTATTACAACACCAAATTATCCAGATAGTTACAATCTTGATACAAAATGTGTCTGGTTATTACGG GCTCCAGAGAATTTACATGTCAGAGTGAATGTTGATGTCTTTCATTTGCCTTTGGTTGATAATAACAAATGTTATCATTGGTTAGAGGTCAGGTATAACCTGGTTGGTCAAACAGGTGtcag GAAATGTGGAACAACTGCTGGTGATGTTTGGACAACATCTGCATGGGGTGAACAAAACTTAATGTTGTTGATATTTGATAGTGTTTATGGAAAGAACCATCCTGCCGATAAAGGATTTTCTCTTAGAGCAAAAACTGTCCATAAAG GTTGTATTCCTATTCCATGTGTCAATGGAGTGTGTAAAGAATGCGAAGCAGGACAATTTAGATGCCAATGTGATCCAGGATTTGAAGGGACACTGTGCGATACTATGGAAG CTTCAGCACAACTTGATTGCACGTTTGAACGTTCCAGTCAATGTTTTCTGAAAAATACAGAAGAGGACGATTTTGACTGGATAATATATTCT GGCCAAACACCTTCTGATTTAACCGGACCAGATGGGGCACTCACAGGAGAAAACTACATATATGCTGAAGGGTCATCTCCTAGAACCACGGGACAAACAGCTATACTTATATCAGACATTAACTTCCCAG CGGGAGATTACTGCTTAAGACTTAATTATAACATGTTTGGTGCTGATGTGGGATCGCTAACTGTTTCCGTGAAGGATTCTAAAGGAGATCGCGAGTTATGGACATTATCTGGTAATCAAGGATCAAGTTGGAGAACAGACAATGTGTATATACTATCAGAAGGGGACTTCAAG ATTCGTATTGAAGCAGTACGAGGCAGTAACTGGGAAAGTGACATAGCTTTAGATGATTTAAAAATTTCTCCTGGATTGTGTG AGGAACCAAAACCATTAGATTGTATAGCAAGTCTAAAGGGTACAGATTACACTGGCAACGTCAACACTACAGTGGGTGGACTAACCTGTCAAAGATGGGACTCTGATAGTCCGACTAAGCACTCTTATCATGACTATGATGATCACGAAAATTATTGCCGTAATATACGAGGAGATGAAAATAATATATGGTGCTACACTACTGACCCTGATACGAGATGGGATTTTTGTAAAGTCCCACGTTGTG aCGTAGAAGAATGTAGAAGGTCTAAGAACGGTTACGATTATATGGGAACCAAAAAAACTACAGAACAGGGATTGACTTGTAAAGAAGGCACGTTTTGTACGGCTAGCGCTAATTCACCTGCACCTTTTTGCTACGTCGATGACCCTGACACCCGATGGGATACATGTATCATACCTAAATGCA caaCCCAGGCAGACGAATGCATCAAGACACCACTAGGGAAGGATTATTTTGGTACAGTCAGTACCACCAAGTCAGGAAAGACTTGCCAAGCTTGGAGTAAACAGGAACCACATAAACATGGATTTTGGGCAATGAATGATGAGAGCAATTATTGTAGGAACCCAGACGGAGAACCAGCTCCATGGTGTTATACAACTGATAGTGAGACACGATATGAAATGTGCGATATTCCATTTTGTC AGGACTTAGCCTGCAGATCTAGCCCATGTGAAAATAAGGGAATCTGTGCGGAGGAAGCTGGAGGATTTAAATGTAAATGTCCCTATGGGTATACAGGGGATACCTGCAGCACTAGAg acaaaactaAGGAGGATTGCAAGAGGTCAACCAATGGTTTTGAGTATAGAGGAATGATTAACACCACCATCAGCAACAGGACATGTCAGAGGTGGGATTCAGATATTCCTCATGGTcacaactttaataatttaaatgcagAGAACTATTGTCGTAATCCAGACAATGAACCTGAACCTTGGTGTTATACTACTGACCCTAATAAACGATGGGAAATTTGTGATATTCCATTTTGTA CAACTCCAGCTCAAGAATGTGTGAGTTCTCTTTATGGAGAAGACTACTTTGGAACTGTCCGCCAGACAAAGAATGGAATTCCATGTCAGAAATGGAGTGACCTGACCCCGCATTCACATTCATACAATACGAAGCTAAAGGACCAGGATGACTATTGTAGGAACCCCACAGCACCTGGTGACAATTTTCCATGGTGTTACACTATTGACCCCGATATCAGATGGGATTTTTGCGATATACCTAGATGTTAA